The following is a genomic window from Nocardioides thalensis.
GCCCGCCAGGCGGAGATGGAGGCCCGGCTCGCGCTGCGTACCTCCGAGGAGCGGGGCCGGTCGCTGCACGGCCGGGTCGACCAGATCCGCAAGGCCGCCCAGGCCGAGCGCGCGGCCCGCGTCCGCGCCGCCGAGCGCCGCGAGCGGCTGCTGCGGGAGGGCCGCGCCGGCCAGGCGGTCGCCCAGGCGGCGGCGTACGTCATCCAGCGTCTCGAGGTCTCGATCGAGGCCGCCCGCGCCGAGCGTGAGGCGGTCGAGCAGTCGCGCCGCGGTCGCGAGGACCAGCTGCGTGCGGTCCGCGCCCAGCTGCGCGAGCTCGCCAAGGAGCACGAGGAGCTCGTCAACTCCGTCCACCGCGACGAGATGGCGCGCACCCAGCAGAAGATGCGCATCGAGCAGATCGAGGGTCGCGCGCTCGAGGAGCTCGGTCTCGAGGCCGACTCGCTGGTCGAGGAGTACGGCCCCGACCAGCTGGTTCCGGTCGCGAAGGACCCCGCCGCCGAGGGCGACGAGACCGCCGAGCCGGAGACCAAGGCGTTCGACCGCGAGGAGCAGCTCAAGCGGCTCAAGGCCGCCGAGCGCGCGCTGCGCGAGCTCGGCAAGGTCAACCCGCTCGCGCTCGAGGAGTTCACCGCGATGGAGGAGCGCCACAAGTTCCTCACCGAGCAGCTCGAGGACCTTCGCGCCACCCGCAAGGACCTCCTCGACATCGTCAAGGACGTCGACACCCGCGTCGAGCAGGTGTTCACCGAGGCCTACCGTGACGTCGAGGCCGCGTTCGACCACGTCTTCAAGCGACTGTTCCCCGGGGGCGAGGGCCGCCTGGTGCTCACCGACCCGTCCGACATGCTGACCACCGGCGTCGAGGTCGAGGCCCGGCCGCCGGGCAAGAAGGTCAAGCGGCTCTCCCTGCTGTCGGGTGGCGAGCGGTCCCTGGTGGCCGTCGCGTTCCTGGTGGCGCTGTTCAAGGCAAGGCCGTCGCCGTTCTACATCCTCGACGAGGTCGAGGCAGCTCTCGACGACACCAACCTGGGCCGGCTGCTGGAGATCTACGAGGAGCTGCGCGAGAACTCCCAGCTGCTCGTCATCACCCACCAGAAGCGGACCATGGAGGTCGGCGACGCGCTGTACGGCGTCACGATGCGGGGCGACGGCGTCTCGACGGTGATCAGCCAGCGGCTGCGGGAGTCCGAGCCGGCCTGAGGAGCGCGCGGGACCGGCGGAGCCCCGGTCCGGCCGGACGATCAGTACCCGTAGAGCTCGAGGTCGCGGGCGTAGATCGCCTCCACCCGGCGCACCAGGTCGGGACGCCCGTCGTAGGGATCGGGCTGGCCGGACTTGCGGGAGTTGGGGATGAAGACCGGGACGTCCGGGAGGCCGGCCTGCTCCCGGATGAGGGCGAAGTCGGCGTCGAACCGCTCCAGTCGCCCGATGTGGTCGTAGGTGACCGCCCCGTGCATCAGGTTGAGGTGCTGCGGCCGCCAATGGGGATCCATCTCGCTGAGCGGGTCCTGCAGCTCCAGCGCGGACACGAACTGCTCGAACGTCAGCGGGGTGTCGGGGTCGACCTCGAGTCCGAGGACGGGTTGGAGCCGCGGGCCCCACTCGCGCTTCTGGAGGACGAACTTGGCGTACCAGGTCGACCGGGCGCGCGCGAGCGGGTCGCGGACGAAGCTGAACCTGTAGGCCGCGCCGTCCAGCATCCGCACCACCTTGCGCCACCCGATGTCGCGGGGCTTGGGCAGCCGGTTGTCCTTGTGCACGCGCTCCGGGAGGAAGTCGTGGTCGCCGGTGTAGGCGCGGTCGAGCCACAGCGTCATCGTCGAGCAGCCCGCCTTCGGGTTCTTCACGTAGACGCAGCCGAGCTCCGGCACGGCCAGGACGTGGCGGGCCAGGGCGCCGCGCGTGACCCAGAAGGCCTCGAGGTCGGGCAGGGCCAGCTGTTCGGTCACCGGTTCAGAGTACCGAGCGACGCCTCCCGCTCGGCGATCCGGCGCAGGGCAGCGTGCTGTGACTCCGGGATCTCCAGCTCGGCGAGGTAGTGGTCGAGGCGCTCGGGGTCGAGTCGCTGAACCGTCGTGGTGCCGGCGGTCTCCCGGGAGGGAGGAAACAGCTCGCCGGTCTCGCCGAGCCAGTGCCGCGCCACGTGGCGGTTGGAGTCGGCGAAGCGCGCCATGATCGCGTCCAGGTGCTGCGGCGCGAGAGTGAGCGTCGGTCCCCGGTCGGCCGACTCCGCGAGGCGCTGCGACAGGCGACCGTTGCGGATCTGCGCGGGCCTCACGCCTTCGTTCTCGATCCGGTGCAGGTTGTAGACCCGCAGGAAC
Proteins encoded in this region:
- a CDS encoding sulfotransferase family 2 domain-containing protein, yielding MTEQLALPDLEAFWVTRGALARHVLAVPELGCVYVKNPKAGCSTMTLWLDRAYTGDHDFLPERVHKDNRLPKPRDIGWRKVVRMLDGAAYRFSFVRDPLARARSTWYAKFVLQKREWGPRLQPVLGLEVDPDTPLTFEQFVSALELQDPLSEMDPHWRPQHLNLMHGAVTYDHIGRLERFDADFALIREQAGLPDVPVFIPNSRKSGQPDPYDGRPDLVRRVEAIYARDLELYGY